In Chiroxiphia lanceolata isolate bChiLan1 chromosome 2, bChiLan1.pri, whole genome shotgun sequence, a single genomic region encodes these proteins:
- the LOC116782479 gene encoding solute carrier family 25 member 36-like isoform X1, giving the protein MEQHSTLLHLVAGGCGGTAGAILTCPLEVVKTRLQSSQLALRPLCLSEVQLPGMSVRMINPTPPSPGVLKLLRAILEKEGLRSLFRGLGPNLAGVAPSRAIYFAAYSGIKERLNAILVPESKKVHILAAAFAGMSSATLTNPIWLVKTRMQLEARVKGEMASNALQCAMHVYRTEGLRGFYRGVTASYAGVSETIIHFVIYEELKQELRNSHHSHSRPFTHSPSNYDFFGLMGAAAVSKTCATCIAYPHEVIRTRLREEGSRYRSFIQTLQLVVHEEGPSALYRGLLAHLIRQIPNAAIMMATYEVIVHLASSTL; this is encoded by the exons atggagcagcacagcacgCTGCTGCATCTGGTCGCCGGAGG ATGtggtggcacagctggagccaTCCTGACCTGTCCCCTGGAAGTGGTGAAGACACGTTTACAGTCATCCCAGCTGGCACTGCGGCCTCTGTGCCTCTCAGAGGTACAGCTGCCGGGGATGAGCGTGAGGATGATTAATCCCACCCCACCATCTCCTGGAGTCCTCAAGTTGCTGAG GGCCATCCTTGAGAAGGAAGGCCTGCGATCCCTATTCCGAGGTCTGGGTCCAAACCTTGCTGGGGTTGCTCCTTCCCG GGCTATATATTTTGCTGCCTATTCTGGTATTAAGGAGAGGCTCAATGCTATCCTTGTACCTGAGTCCAAGAAGGTACACATACTAGCAGCAGCCTTTGCAG GCATGAGCTCAGCCACACTCACCAACCCTATTTGGTTAGTGAAAACCAGGATGCAGCTGGAAGCCAG GGTAAAGGGGGAGATGGCCAGCAATGCTCTCCAATGTGCCATGCACGTGTACCGCACTGAAGGCCTTCGTGGATTTTACCGTGGTGTCACTGCCTCCTACGCTGGAGTGTCAGAGACCATCATACACTTTGTCATCTATGAAGAACTGAAACAGGAGCTGAGAAACAGCCATCATTCCCATTCCCGACCATTCACACATTCACCAAGCAACTATGATTTCTTTGGACTaatgggtgctgctgctgtctccaaAACATGTGCTACATGCATTGCATATCCACATG AGGTCATTCGGACACGGTTGCGAGAAGAAGGGTCACGATACCGTTCTTTTATACAGACTCTGCAGCTTGTGGTCCATGAAGAGGGACCCTCAGCTTTATACCGAGGGCTCCTGGCTCACTTGATCCGCCAGATCCCAAATGCAGCCATCATGATGGCTACCTACGAAGTCATTGTACATTTGGCCTCTTCCACCTTGTAA
- the LOC116782479 gene encoding solute carrier family 25 member 33-like isoform X2 translates to MSVRMINPTPPSPGVLKLLRAILEKEGLRSLFRGLGPNLAGVAPSRAIYFAAYSGIKERLNAILVPESKKVHILAAAFAGMSSATLTNPIWLVKTRMQLEARVKGEMASNALQCAMHVYRTEGLRGFYRGVTASYAGVSETIIHFVIYEELKQELRNSHHSHSRPFTHSPSNYDFFGLMGAAAVSKTCATCIAYPHEVIRTRLREEGSRYRSFIQTLQLVVHEEGPSALYRGLLAHLIRQIPNAAIMMATYEVIVHLASSTL, encoded by the exons ATGAGCGTGAGGATGATTAATCCCACCCCACCATCTCCTGGAGTCCTCAAGTTGCTGAG GGCCATCCTTGAGAAGGAAGGCCTGCGATCCCTATTCCGAGGTCTGGGTCCAAACCTTGCTGGGGTTGCTCCTTCCCG GGCTATATATTTTGCTGCCTATTCTGGTATTAAGGAGAGGCTCAATGCTATCCTTGTACCTGAGTCCAAGAAGGTACACATACTAGCAGCAGCCTTTGCAG GCATGAGCTCAGCCACACTCACCAACCCTATTTGGTTAGTGAAAACCAGGATGCAGCTGGAAGCCAG GGTAAAGGGGGAGATGGCCAGCAATGCTCTCCAATGTGCCATGCACGTGTACCGCACTGAAGGCCTTCGTGGATTTTACCGTGGTGTCACTGCCTCCTACGCTGGAGTGTCAGAGACCATCATACACTTTGTCATCTATGAAGAACTGAAACAGGAGCTGAGAAACAGCCATCATTCCCATTCCCGACCATTCACACATTCACCAAGCAACTATGATTTCTTTGGACTaatgggtgctgctgctgtctccaaAACATGTGCTACATGCATTGCATATCCACATG AGGTCATTCGGACACGGTTGCGAGAAGAAGGGTCACGATACCGTTCTTTTATACAGACTCTGCAGCTTGTGGTCCATGAAGAGGGACCCTCAGCTTTATACCGAGGGCTCCTGGCTCACTTGATCCGCCAGATCCCAAATGCAGCCATCATGATGGCTACCTACGAAGTCATTGTACATTTGGCCTCTTCCACCTTGTAA
- the CLSTN3 gene encoding calsyntenin-3, translating to MLQCGAGPGGARSAVREVPGVPPSLRAAAAGARAWVAPGPAAAAMGDPRPRAAVLLPLLCLCAALPGSASNKANKHKPWIEAEYQGIIMENDNTVLLNPPLFALDKDAPLRYAGEICGFRIHGSGVPFEAVILDKATGEGLIRAKEPVDCEAHKEHTFTIQAYDCGEGPDGANTKKSHKATVHVRVNDVNEFAPVFVEKLYRVAVTEGKLYDRILRVEAIDGDCSPQYSQICYYEILTPNIPFLIDNDGNIENTEKLQYSGDHVYKFTVTAYDCGKKRASDDAEVEIQVKPTCKPSWQGWNKRIEYTPGAGSLALFPTIHLETCDEPLWNIQATVELQTNHVAKGCDRDNYSEKSLRKLCGAASGEIDLLPVPSPTANWTARLSVHYSQDSSLIYWFNGSQAAQVPVVNGPNAHEGLSDHFTLSVWMKHAVVPGKGRREEETVICSTVQSEEGYSHYSLSVHGCRIAFLYWPLLESARPVKFLWKLEQVCDDEWHHYALNLEFPTVTLYVDGVSYDPALIHDNGLIHPPRQEPSLMIGACWTEEKNKEKIKGSENSTDIVQGDPLSIHHYFHGYLAGFTVRPGSLESREVIECLYACREGLDYSDFDSLGKGMKVHVNPSQSLLTLEGDDVETFNHAIQHVAYMNSLRFATPGVRPLRLTTAVKCFSEESCVSIPDVEGYVVVLQPDAPQILLSGSAHFAHPASDFESPDGIPLFPNLQITCSISHQVEVKKDENWHGTVTDTRMSDEIVHNLDGCEISLVGDDLDPEREYLLLDGALLQQRGLELVNTSAYLTITGVESIAVYEEILRQVSYHINHGAALYERKFHLSCTEMNGRYSSNEFTVEVNVLHNMNRAAHPNHILSSQQFVHRGHHLPPELSGHSLASTHSNPMVPSAATVIIVVCVGFLALMVILGILRIHSLHQRGVGQEVPEAAESGHTSTGGKESDMFWDDSALTIIVNPMESYQSCQERAAGSIEGRAGEGMDDEDDSTDSETPDSPDSNDVDDRHIIGKSNISHRY from the exons ATGCTGCAgtgcggggcggggccgggcggggcgcggAGCGCGGTGCGGGAGGTGCCGGGGGTGCCGCCGTCCCtgcgcgccgccgccgcgggagCGAGGGCGTGGGTCGCGCCGggacccgccgccgccgcgaTGGGCGACCCTCGGCCCCGCGCCGCCgtcctcctccctctgctctgcctctgcgCCGCGCTGCCCGGCAGCGCCTCCAACAAAG CAAACAAGCACAAACCCTGGATTGAAGCCGAGTATCAGGGCATCATCATGGAGAATGACAACACAGTCCTGCTCAACCCACCACTATTCGCTCTGGACAAAGATGCTCCACTGCGCTATGCAG GTGAAATCTGTGGCTTCAGGATTCATGGGTCAGGGGTACCTTTTGAAGCTGTGATCCTGGACAAAGCCACAGGTGAAGGGCTCATCCGGGCCAAGGAACCAGTGGATTGTGAAGCACATAAGGAGCACACATTCACCATCCAGGCTTATGACTGTGGAGAGGGACCTGATGGAGCAAATACCAAGAAATCACACAA GGCCACAGTGCACGTTCGAGTAAACGATGTGAATGAGTTTGCTCCTGTCTTTGTGGAAAAGTTGTATCGCGTGGCAGTGACTGAGGGAAAGCTGTATGACCGCATCTTGCGTGTGGAGGCCATTGATGGAGACTGCTCACCACAGTACAGCCAGATCTGCTACTATGAGATCCTGACCCCCAATATTCCCTTTCTGATTGACAATGACG GGAACATCGAGAacacagagaagctgcagtACAGTGGAGATCATGTCTACAAATTCACAGTGACAGCCTATGACTGTGGAAAGAAACGGGCTTCAGATGATGCTGAAGTGGAAATCCAGGTGAAACCCACCTGCAAGCCCAGCTGGCAGG GCTGGAACAAGAGGATTGAGTACACCCCAGGTGCAGGCAGCCTCGCACTCTTCCCCACCATTCACTTGGAGACATGTGATGAGCCCCTGTGGAACATCCAGGCCACGGTGGAGCTGCAGACAAACCATGTGGCCAAGGGCTGTGACCGGGACAATTACTCTGAGAAGTCACTGCGCAAACTCTGTG GTGCTGCCTCAGGAGAGATTGACCTGCTGCCAgtgcccagccccacagcaaaCTGGACCGCGCGGCTCTCGGTGCACtacagccaggacagcagccTCATCTACTGGTTCAATGGCAGCCAGGCTGCCCAGGTGCCTGTGGTGAATGGGCCGAATGCCCATGAGGGCCTGAGTGACCACTTCACCTTGTCCGTATGGATGAAGCATGCCGTGGTACCTGGCAAAGGCAGGCGGGAAGAGGAGACAGTGATCTGCAGTACAGTACAGAGTG AGGAGGGCTACTCGCACTACTCCCTGTCTGTGCATGGCTGCCGGATTGCTTTCCTCTACTGGCCATTGCTAGAAAGTGCAAGGCCTGTGAAATTCCTCTGGAAGCTTGAGCAG GTCTGTGATGATGAGTGGCACCATTATGCCCTCAACCTGGAGTTTCCCACTGTCACGCTCTATGTGGATGGCGTCTCTTATGACCCTGCCCTCATCCATGACAATGGCCTCATTCACCCGCCACGGCAGGAACCCTCGCTCATGATTGGAGCCTGCTGGACTG aggagaaaaacaaagagaaaatcaaaGGAAGTGAGAACTCCACTGATATTGTACAAG GAGATCCTCTGTCGATACACCACTACTTCCATGGTTACTTGGCTGGCTTCACTGTGCGCCCTGGTAGCTTGGAGAGCCGGGAGGTTATTGAATGCCTGTATGCCTGCCGTGAGGGGCTTGATTACAGTGACTTCGACAGTCTGGGCAAAGGGATGAAG GTTCACGTGAACCCCTCTCAGTCCCTGCTGACCTTGGAGGGTGATGATGTGGAAACCTTCAACCATGCAATCCAGCACGTGGCTTACATGAATTCTCTGCGCTTCGCTACCCCTGGGGTCCGGCCTCTCAGGCTCACCACTGCTGTCAA GTGTTTCAGTGAAGAGTCCTGTGTCTCCATTCCTGATGTAGAAGGCTATGTTGTGGTGCTACAGCCTGATGCCCCACAGATCCTGCTGAGTGGCAGTGCCCACTTTGCTCATCCTGCATCAGACTTTGAGTCTCCCGATGGGATCCCCCTGTTCCCCAACCTCCAGATCACCTGCTCCATTTCTCACCAGGTGGAAGTCAAGAAGGATGAGAACTGGCATGGTACCG TGACAGACACACGAATGTCAGATGAGATTGTGCACAACCTGGATGGCTGCGAGATCTCATTGGTAGGAGATGACTTGGACCCAGAGAGGGAGTATCTGCTCCTGGATggggcactgctgcagcagcgGGGCCTGGAGCTTGTTAACACCTCTGCCTACCTGACCATCACAG GCGTGGAGAGCATTGCAGTTTATGAGGAAATACTACGCCAGGTCTCATACCACATCAACCACGGTGCTGCTCTTTATGAAAGGAAGTTTCACCTGTCCTGCACTGAGATGAATGGGCGCTACTCCAGCAATGAGTTTACTGTTGAG GTGAATGTCCTCCACAACATGAACCGGGCTGCTCATCCTAACCATATTCTGAGTTCCCAGCAATTCGTGCACCGAGGCCATCATTTACCCCCAGAGCTGTCTGGGCACAGTTTGGCAAGCACCCATAGCAACCCAA TGGTCCCCAGTGCTGCCACTGTCATCATTGTGGTGTGTGTGGGCTTCCTGGCACTTATGGTGATCCTTGGCATCCTTCGCATCCACTCTCTGCACCAGCGGGGAGTGGGGCAAGAGGTCCCTGAGGCTGCTGAATCAGGGCACACCAGCACTGGAGGCAAAGAGAGCGACATGTTTTGGGACGACTCGGCCCTCACCATCATAGTCAACCCCATGGAG TCCTACCAGAGCTGTCAGGAGAGGGCAGCAGGAAGCAttgagggcagagctggtgaaggCATGGATGATGAGGACGACAGCACTGACTCGGAGACACCCGACTCCCCGGACAGCAACGACGTGGATGATCGACACATCATCGGCAAAAGCAACATCTCTCACCGCTACTAG
- the RBP5 gene encoding retinol-binding protein 5 — translation MPPNLTGYYRFVSQENMDNYLRALDINVVLRKLVCLLKPDKEIIHTGNHMVIRTITSLRDYVMDFDLGVQFEEDLGPVDGRKCQTTVSWEGDQLVCEQLGEKRNRGWRHWLEGDKLHLRMTAEDEICVQVFQKVK, via the exons ATGCCTCCCAACCTCACCGGCTATTACCGCTTCGTCTCCCAGGAGAACATGGACAATTACCTGCGGGCTTTAG ATATCAACGTGGTCCTGCGAAAACTGGTTTGCCTACTGAAGCCTGACAAAGAAATCATTCACACGGGAAATCACATGGTCATCCGCACCATCACCTCCCTGAGGGACTACGTGATGGATTTTGATCTGGGAGTCCAGTTTGAGGAAGACTTGGGACCTGTGGATGGACGCAAATGCCAG acaaCTGTCTCCTGGGAGGGGGATCAGCTGGTGTGTGAGCAGCTAGGAGAGAAGAGGAACCGAGGCTGGAGGCACTGGCTGGAGGGGGACAAGCTGCATCTG CGCATGACTGCTGAAGATGAGATCTGCGTCCAAGTTTTCCAGAAGGTGAAGTGA